The Chloroflexota bacterium genome includes the window CAACGCAAGAAGTTCAGGTGGTTGAATCGAGTGTAGGCGAAGAGCACGACCATCCCGCCGGCCACCCCGCCCGGGATCCCCAATCCGCCGTTCCAGACCTGTGGAATGAGCGCCGGGTCGGCGGAATAGAACTCCCACTGGTGGATGACGTGGTAGAGGCGGGAGCCGATGATCCCGCCCACGGCGGCGACCAGGAGCATGGTCCACACCCGCTCCGGATCCTCTCCCCGACGCCTCGCCTCGCGGGTGGCCAGCCAGGCGGCGGCCACGGCCGCCACCGCGAACAGGATGCCGTACCAGTGGATGTTGAAGGGGCCGATCCGGAGGGCGATCGGGTCGATGAACACTGCCCGCGGATTCTACCCGCAGACCTCCGCGGCCTTGCCACGGCAGCCTTCACAGCGCTGCGCGCTGCGCGTATCGTTCGGCGCCAGCCCCCCACCACGATGTGAGGCCAGCAATGAGCAGCGAGCGACCTGCGCTTCCCATGCGACTGCTGGTGACGCTGTCGGTCTATTGGTTGGGGATCCTCACCATCCAATACGGGCTGGGAACCGTAGTGGTGCCCAGCATGGTCGAGGACGAGCTGGGACCCGGAAACGCCGGGACCGGGCTGGCCGTGATCAATGCGGTGGCCGTGATCGCATCCATCTTCGTTCAGCCCACGGTCGGTGTGGTGAGCGACTACACCATTACCCGTTGGGGGCGGCGGAAGCCGTACATCTTCATTGGCGGCCTGCTGGACATGGTCTTCCTGTACGGCATCGCCACGTCGAACACCTTCGTCGCGCTGGTGGCCTTCTACTTCCTGATCCAGGTCTCGTCGAACTTCGCCCAGGGGCCTTTCCAGGGCTATGTCCCGGACCTCGTGCCAGCCCGACAGGTGGGGACCGCCAGCGGGCTGATGGGGCTGATGATCGTCCTGGGAGCGATCGTGGGTTCGGGGATCGCCATGACCGGCCTGCAGGAGGGAGGGTCGCTACTTGTCGCGACCCTGGCGCTGGGCGCGGTGGAGATCGTGGCCATGCTCATCGTGGTGACCCAGGTCCACGAGGGTACGACCGGGCCCAAGCGCACGATGTCCTGGCCCCGGGTCGCGATGTCCGCATGGGGCGCCGACATCCTGCGCGAGAAAAGCGTCCTGTGGCTGCTCCTTGTCCGCCTCCTGTTCTTGGGCGCCGCGGCGGCGGCCACCTCCCTGGGCCTGTACTACTTCCAACGAACCCACGGGCTTAGCCAGGCGGAGGCGAGCCAGTTCGTCTTCTGGACCACCGTCATCGTGGCTGGGATGTCTGGCCTGGCCTCCCTGCCCGGTGCTCGCCTCTCGGACCGATACGGTCGGAAACCGGTCATCTACGGCGGGATGGTCCTCACGGCGATCGGCCTGCTCGGTCTGGCGCTGGCTTCCACCCCCTACCTGGCGGTGGCTCTGTTCGTGCCCGCCGGCATCGGTATCGGTGCGTTCCTTTCGGTCGACTGGGCCCTGATGACCGATGTCATCCCCAAGCACACCTCGGCGCGCTATATGGGGATCCTGAACGCCGGAACAGCGATGGCTACGCCGGTGTTCCTCATCGTCGGCGGTCTGACAATGGACGCCATTGGGCGCGCGACCAACGATCCGTCCGCGCCCGGCGGGCCGGTGGCGGCCATGTACGTGGCCATCGGATTCCTCGTCCTGGCGGCGCTGGCCCTGCGCCAGGTCGATGCTCGTCGGCGAGAGTTGGGCGAGGTTACCGAGCTGGCGGCGGCGTGATCGACCCTGGCGCCGGCGGTGGGCGGCAGATCGGGCCCCACCTGCTGGGCGTAACCGTCACCTGGCGGTACCGCGTGCAATGGGTGGCGGTGCGGATCCTGGTTCGAACCCTGTTCCGGATGGAGGTGGAGGGTCTGGAGCACTGGCCCAAGGCGCCTTTCCAGATCACCGCCAACCACCACTCGGGGTGGGACCCATTCCTGATCCACTCCGTCAGCCCGCTGCGACCGCGGGTGACCTGGTTCGGGCCGAAGGAGGCGGATTTCTCGAAGGGCACCAGGAACCGGGTGATGGGCTTCTTCGGGGGCATGATCCCGTTCAACCCGCGGAAGACGAATCTGCCGTCCTCGGTGCGCGCCGTTCAGCGCGTGTTCGACGCCGGCGGCGTGCTGGCCATCACGCCCGAGGGCACGCTGGGCTTTCGCGAGACCGAGCTCTTACCCCTTCAAGAGGGCGCAACGCTGTTCGCCGTCATCTCCGGAGTCCCCATCGTTCCATGTGCCGTCATCGGCAGCTCAACCTTGTGGCTGGGCAAGCGGATCGTGGTCCGGTTTGGCGACCCCATCCAGGTCGTCCGGGGAGCCGGGCGAACCGCGCGTCAGGCGCTGGCTGGACGCGTGCGGGAAGGCATGCTGGCGTTGCTGCCGGACGTGGAGCCAACCTACCCTCAAAGGCGGCCCGGCGGCGACTATTTGAGCGATGTGTTCAACGGCCGGCGAGAGGCCGCGAACCGACGGGAATACATGGCCGAGCTGGAGCGAAGCGCTCCGGGCTAGACCGCGGCACCGATTAGCATCGGTCCATGCTGCCCTTCGTCTGGGCCCTCATGGTGCTGGCCGTGGTGGCCGGGTTCGTGATGATCGTTGCGTACTGGCTCGACATCCAGGACCGAGCCGATCTCAAGCCGCAGGCCAAGATCGGTTGGTCGGCGGGCATCATCGTCTTCCCGGTTTCGATCCCGCTGTATGCCTTCATCGGCGGCGGCCGCTGGCCTCCACTGCTGCGAGCCGCGTCGCTAATCCCGGGATTGGCCCTGGGCCTGTTCCTTCTCTTTGTTTTGGGGGTCGTGGGGTAGGCTCACCGATGGCGCCCCTATGATGCGCAACGCATGACCGTGACCGAA containing:
- a CDS encoding MFS transporter; this translates as MSSERPALPMRLLVTLSVYWLGILTIQYGLGTVVVPSMVEDELGPGNAGTGLAVINAVAVIASIFVQPTVGVVSDYTITRWGRRKPYIFIGGLLDMVFLYGIATSNTFVALVAFYFLIQVSSNFAQGPFQGYVPDLVPARQVGTASGLMGLMIVLGAIVGSGIAMTGLQEGGSLLVATLALGAVEIVAMLIVVTQVHEGTTGPKRTMSWPRVAMSAWGADILREKSVLWLLLVRLLFLGAAAAATSLGLYYFQRTHGLSQAEASQFVFWTTVIVAGMSGLASLPGARLSDRYGRKPVIYGGMVLTAIGLLGLALASTPYLAVALFVPAGIGIGAFLSVDWALMTDVIPKHTSARYMGILNAGTAMATPVFLIVGGLTMDAIGRATNDPSAPGGPVAAMYVAIGFLVLAALALRQVDARRRELGEVTELAAA
- a CDS encoding lysophospholipid acyltransferase family protein — its product is MIDPGAGGGRQIGPHLLGVTVTWRYRVQWVAVRILVRTLFRMEVEGLEHWPKAPFQITANHHSGWDPFLIHSVSPLRPRVTWFGPKEADFSKGTRNRVMGFFGGMIPFNPRKTNLPSSVRAVQRVFDAGGVLAITPEGTLGFRETELLPLQEGATLFAVISGVPIVPCAVIGSSTLWLGKRIVVRFGDPIQVVRGAGRTARQALAGRVREGMLALLPDVEPTYPQRRPGGDYLSDVFNGRREAANRREYMAELERSAPG